The Parus major isolate Abel chromosome 8, Parus_major1.1, whole genome shotgun sequence nucleotide sequence AGTCACAGGTAATTGCTAACATGGAACATttattggtttaaaaaaataaacatgcagAAGCCATCCTCCTTAAAAACAACACATACAATTACCCAGCTGGGATTTTAGAGGAAAGCAACAACCCTGCAAGGCGTGGATTCCTCCAAAATCTCcagcagaaatgtattttctgtgggAGTCCACGCTCCAGCTGTGCCGTGCAGCAAGTCCAGCCAAAGGCAATCACATAACAGAGCATTTGCCTTGCagtttatctttctttttctgctgtttggaTTTCTTTCCATCCACCTGGAGACTGATAgttctcctctgctccagatTCAAGAGCTCCTGGAAGAGCTCCTGCACGTTGTAGTTCATTTTGGCAGATGTCTCCATGAAGGCACACTTCCACTTGCTGGCCAGCGCTTGCCCCTCGCTGGCATCCAGCTCCCTCTGTGCATCGTCGCTTTTGTTCCCCACCAACATTATCGGGATTTTCTGGATGTCGCCTTTGATCTGACAGATCTCATCGAAGATGGGGTGAAGATCTTCCATGGATTGCCGGCTGGTGACGGAGTACACCAAGATGAAGGCATGTCCTTTGGATATGGAGAGCCGCTGCATGGCAGGGAACTGATGGCTGCCCGTGGTGTCCGTGATCTGCAGGGTGCAGATGCTCTTGTCACAGCTGATCACCTGCCGGTACGTATCCTCGATGGTGGGGATATAGGTTTCCCTGAAAGTGCCCCTTACAAAGCGCAGGACCAGGGAGCTTTTGCCGACCCCCGCTGCTCCGAACACCACCACCCTGTAATCATTGCTCTGCTCAGGCATGTTCGCTGCGCCGAGACGTCAGGGGAGCTTTTCACCCAAAAAGCCCGAGTTCCACCAAGTTTACACAGCCCTATGCAGAGGTGGGCTGCggagagggaggggggaaagggTGCGTTATTGAAATCAGCAATTAATAAATCACTCCCATCCTTTTCCCTTGAAATAAATCACTATTCCTTCCCTACCTCAGCCATGCAGCCCATGCACGTTTAACGCTACGAGGAGAGAATAAGAATTCACCTGCAGCCATCAGCTCCACCGAGCAGCGAAACGGGGCTGAAACCGCCTGGCAGCCGCGGGGAAGGGATATTCGGGCTCCCGGGAAGCCGTGCTCCAGCCCCGGGAAAGCCGCGCTCCTGCCCCCGGGAAGGCGTGTTCCAGCCCCCGGGAAAGCGGCACCACCCTCGCCCggagcgccgccgccgccgcgggagGGGAGGCTCCGTGCCTCCGTAAATCCAGCCTTCCACTCAACCTCCCcgtgaaaagaaataaataatcaaCACAACCGCCTGAATTAAAGCCGCCGCAGCCGAGCTGTGCCGCTCCATCCCTCGCCCCACGCACAAAGGCGAGTCTCGCCCTGCCTCAGCTCCCCGCACCGCAGACCCGCAGGAACTGCCGGGCTCTGCCGTCTTTCATTCGCCCTGCGCATCTCCCAGCTTAAATTAAGGgctgatttaattaaaaaacttcaAATCCGGGTCAGGTTTTCGCCCCCACTGACATTAAGAGGGGCAGGGATGCCCTGAGCAGCTTCTCAGCCCTCCCCGGGTAAGCCACCGAGCCCTGGGGCAGCGGCCAGCAAGGTCCACTCAGGACTTTATCCGTGTAATCCCTTCCAGCTCGggctattctgtgattccactGTTTGGTTTGTCTCCCTCACACCGCCGCATGAAATAGAGTAGCTGTGTGTCACAATCACAAATATTTCTCCTCGTTTATTAGGAATTTCCCCCAGCGCAGTCTCTCCAAAAACGCCCTCATGCGGGTACACCGGAGCTCGCACCACCCGGTGCCTGACAGGAGCAGGCGGCCGTGTGTCCCCGCTGTTCCAGCTCCGGCACGGCCGAGGAAGAGAGCCATCCCCGGTTCCTTCTCGCCCCGCTCCGTCCCGGCCGCCGCCgtgggctcagctgtgcccccacagccccttcccGCCCGTGGGTTCCTGTCCCGGGCTCGGCTCTGCCCTCACGGTCCCTTCCCGCCCGTGGGTTCCCGTCccgggctgggctctgccctcaCGGCCCCTTCCCGCCCGTGGGATCCCGTCccgggctgggctctgccctcaCGGCCCCTTCCCGCCCCTTCCCGCCCTCGCGTTCCCGCCCAGGCACCGCCTGCCCTCACGCCCCAAAATGGCCGTCGGCCTCTGAGGGGTTCGGTCcgaaattaaagtattttatgaGGTGTTTCTGTTTGTGGGTCATCTACGGGCTGGTCATGTTGCAAAATGGGGAATGTGTAAAATTTCTTTAAGAAAGGATGTTCTTTGATGATCTTCAAGCCTAATCAACAAGAAGTGAGATTGAATCTGCGAAGCAGCAATCAACAAGCTCTAACTGATGCccatgtattaaaaaaaccttaaatgAATTGTTGGTAGAATTGTTAAGGTTAGGGCTGGACATGTTTCTCTGCTCTCAGACCTGGGGGAGTTTAACAAAGCTTGGGAAGAAGGATAAACCATTGATAGTGGGTACAGGGAATGCAGGATTTATGGACCACAAGGACATCTGGCAGAACTCCcaagatgaggaagaaattcatAAAAAACAACTCAGTAACTGTGCTGGAATCAACACTTGTGGAGGAACACTTCCCAGTCCTTCCCCAAGCTCATTCTTCCCAAACCATTTGTGGTTTTCTGGGTTATCCTTTCTTATTTCTCCAATCCTTGTTGTGTTCCTAACACTGTGGTATCTGTTTTAAATCCACTTCCATCAGCCTTGTAATGCTCCTATCCCAGACCAACAAAAAGCATCCCTTTAGATCTATTTTATAATGctgtggaggtttttttgtctaacacaaaaaaaccagaGGAGTTTCAATCTTGACATGAGGCTGAAATACCTGAGGTAGAATTTGGACCAAATTCATCCCCATGCAGGGGGAACTAAACCCAAatccttaaaaaagaaatggcaaCTCCAAAGCCAGTAGGGTGCCCATTTGTCCTGAGATGCTTTGAAAGTTCCTGTCtgaattaataaatgaaaataagagaaTAAAGCAGAATTGTGAAAATCCACTAATCAACATTAGTGGGGTCAACATGGGGTAAGGGATCACCCCTTGCCTTCGTTCTGTTGGAAAAAATTCCTGTTTATCTTACATTTGCTTTAGGGTTCCCatctctccaggctggctgaCTTGCCTGTGGCAAGGCTCACAACCTGCAAGCCACTCACTTTGCCCAAATCCCATCATTACTGGGGATTTTCAGAGCAGATTTACAAACCATCATTTCTGGTGTTTATGGGGTATTTCTAAACCATCATTTCTGGTGTTTATGAGGTATTTATTAGCCACAATGAAACGCTGGCTAGGAAGGAGTAGCTAATTCTGCGCTAGCCATTTTTGCTCAGTTATCCCATTTTCAGATATTTCCCAAGCTTTCCAATGGTTCTTTCTAAgaggtgttttattttaacctcCAGATCTaaagcctggagctgggattgaTTTCCTATAATAGGCTCTGACAAGGGAAGAACTCCGAGAGCTCTCGCACAGCATGGTGTCAGGTGCTAAGTGGGAAGCAGACCCGTGACACTTCCATGTGCCCACCACAGATCAAAAccttccaaaaataaatctgttgcTGCTCATTGCTTATTTTACCCCAAAAAGTGTCCCGTTGAGAGCAGGTGACTGTCATTATAAGCAGAGCTGAAGCTCCTCTCCTGCCATTCCGTCCCCAGCAATGCACCCAATCCTTCACCGGCATCCTAACAAAATCCcagaaaacagctctgtgccgcaggatttggggtgggagaggggacACTCAGTGTCCCACAACATACGAATTGTTTGGGGGGCTGCTGGAAGTGGGTTTAAAAAGGACGAGGAGAGAAACCCggcagctccctgtccccagccagcgCTGACACTCTCAGGTGGCTTTGCCCATTGCTGCCTGTTCTCGCTGTGTCCCTGCTCGGCGACACGGACTCACCAAGCTCCAGGGCCAGCCCGGACCCCGAGCAGCACCTTGCAGGCAATTGTGGCTTCTCTGCATCCCCGAATTCCCCACATTTCGCTGGTTTGTGTTGTCCAGCCGGGAGCCGGGCTCTGGTGGCAGCagatggcagcagagcccggccAGGACGGGATGCGCGTCCCGGCAAATAATGCTCCTCCGGGACAGGAGCGTGTGCCGGCGGCTGGCGGCTCTACAGGCACTGAAATCTCATTTAATTCGCTCCTTTAGGTCCCAAAGAGCTGCAGTTCCTGTGGC carries:
- the DIRAS3 gene encoding GTP-binding protein Di-Ras3 — its product is MPEQSNDYRVVVFGAAGVGKSSLVLRFVRGTFRETYIPTIEDTYRQVISCDKSICTLQITDTTGSHQFPAMQRLSISKGHAFILVYSVTSRQSMEDLHPIFDEICQIKGDIQKIPIMLVGNKSDDAQRELDASEGQALASKWKCAFMETSAKMNYNVQELFQELLNLEQRRTISLQVDGKKSKQQKKKDKLQGKCSVM